In one Camelus dromedarius isolate mCamDro1 chromosome 31, mCamDro1.pat, whole genome shotgun sequence genomic region, the following are encoded:
- the LOC135319775 gene encoding uncharacterized LOC128125816 homolog: protein MPASSTIHVLQLLRELLAFVLLSYTVLIGALLLAGWTTYFLVLK from the coding sequence ATGCCGGCCTCGTCCACCATCCACGTGCTGCAGCTGCTGCGGGAGCTGCTCGCCTTCGTGCTCCTCAGCTACACAGTGCTCATCGGGGCGCTGCTGCTGGCCGGCTGGACCACCTACTTCCTGGTGCTGAAGTGA